The Sporosarcina luteola genome contains a region encoding:
- a CDS encoding ABC transporter ATP-binding protein has protein sequence MEPIIRTENLTIRFGGHTAVSHVNFEMPPRHLKSIIGPNGAGKTTFFNLLSGELKPTEGDVFFKGESMASLSAVARTRKGLGRSFQITNVFPNLTVLENVRLAVQSKEKIRYQMVRHFLHYKQLIEEAEKLIALVLLDGKEHAIASQLSHGEKRKLEIAMLLALDTEVLLLDEPTAGMSLEEVPAILDVIRKIKQTGEKTILLIEHKMDMILDLSDSIMVLFNGKLLADGSPQEIMDNETVQNAYLGGLYDENLAES, from the coding sequence TTGGAACCGATCATACGAACAGAAAATCTGACCATCCGATTCGGCGGGCATACGGCCGTATCGCATGTGAATTTTGAAATGCCGCCACGGCACTTGAAGTCGATCATCGGGCCGAATGGGGCAGGCAAAACGACATTTTTCAACTTACTCAGCGGCGAGCTGAAACCGACTGAAGGGGACGTCTTCTTCAAGGGGGAATCGATGGCTTCCTTATCGGCTGTAGCCCGGACGCGGAAGGGACTCGGACGTTCATTCCAAATTACGAACGTGTTTCCGAATTTGACCGTGCTGGAAAATGTCCGGCTGGCCGTCCAATCGAAGGAAAAGATCCGATATCAAATGGTCCGCCACTTCCTTCATTATAAACAGCTCATCGAAGAGGCGGAGAAACTGATCGCCCTCGTACTGCTCGATGGAAAGGAACATGCCATCGCTAGCCAATTATCCCATGGCGAGAAGCGGAAGCTCGAAATCGCGATGCTGCTAGCGCTCGATACGGAAGTGTTGCTGCTCGATGAACCGACGGCAGGCATGTCCCTCGAGGAAGTGCCAGCGATTTTGGACGTCATCCGGAAGATCAAACAGACCGGTGAGAAAACGATTTTGTTGATCGAACACAAGATGGATATGATTTTGGACCTGTCGGATTCCATCATGGTGCTCTTCAACGGCAAGCTGCTGGCGGATGGAAGTCCGCAGGAAATCATGGACAATGAAACCGTGCAAAATGCGTATTTGGGAGGGCTTTACGATGAAAACCTTGCTGAAAGTTGA
- the flaG gene encoding flagellar protein FlaG, which produces MVGRIGGANGTQQLSAKVESAAPDRGVVVAEVQAVSVQNQEQTREERQLPVEKAQQMTDSMNKFLESVNTQLRFKLHDELKEYYVTIVDSKTDEVVREIPSKKLMDVYAAMKEFVGLLIDRKI; this is translated from the coding sequence ATGGTTGGACGCATTGGAGGAGCGAACGGCACGCAGCAATTGAGCGCAAAAGTGGAAAGCGCAGCACCGGACAGGGGAGTCGTGGTGGCGGAAGTACAGGCCGTTTCAGTACAAAACCAAGAACAAACAAGGGAAGAACGTCAACTGCCCGTTGAAAAAGCGCAGCAGATGACCGATAGTATGAATAAGTTCCTGGAAAGCGTGAACACCCAATTACGATTTAAACTGCACGACGAATTAAAGGAATACTACGTGACAATCGTCGACTCGAAAACAGACGAGGTGGTCCGAGAGATTCCTTCGAAAAAACTGATGGATGTCTACGCAGCTATGAAGGAGTTTGTCGGATTGCTCATCGACCGGAAAATTTGA
- a CDS encoding AMP-binding protein: MFHEHGWIMKRAALSAERPALIDVHSETCWTYTDLRNRIMCWASFFQEQGFERGDRIAVYSPNSPELFAVLFACELQGLIYVPLNWRLSQLELQSLLDDCLPALLLFHDDFGDRIDGLKVRNTGSLSVIGTVLTPENWHPAEKGNRSDTWMIIYTGGTTGLPKGVMLSYEAVNWNALNTITSWGLSDRDKTINYMPLFHTGGLNALCIPLLMAGGTVVIGHQFKPEEALLATDQYEATISLFVPTMYQMMIQTPYFHQSDFPSMNVFLSGGAPCPKTIYQSFHRKGLRFKEGYGLTEAGPNNFFIRPEDAVRKIGSVGKSMLFNEIQVLDEKGKLCVNGEIGELLLKGPHLFSGYWNKKRETEEVMKDGWLRTGDLAKIDDDGDAFIVGRKKDMIITGGENVYPQEVEQCLITYNGIREAAVVGLADEVWGETVVAFVSIDEENRFDQETLIAHCKTSLASYKVPKKIIVLPELPKTHVGKIDNGSLCKMLMNE; the protein is encoded by the coding sequence GTGTTCCATGAGCATGGCTGGATAATGAAAAGGGCCGCACTCTCCGCGGAACGGCCCGCATTGATCGACGTCCACTCGGAAACGTGCTGGACGTACACGGATTTGAGAAATCGAATCATGTGCTGGGCCTCCTTTTTCCAAGAACAAGGCTTTGAGCGAGGAGATCGTATCGCCGTTTATTCGCCGAATAGTCCGGAGTTATTCGCCGTCCTGTTCGCGTGCGAGCTGCAAGGGTTAATTTACGTCCCGCTTAATTGGCGGCTGAGCCAATTGGAATTGCAGTCGCTGCTAGATGATTGCTTGCCTGCATTGCTTTTATTCCATGATGATTTTGGAGATCGAATCGATGGATTGAAAGTGAGAAACACGGGTTCACTGTCAGTCATCGGGACGGTGCTAACCCCGGAAAATTGGCATCCGGCCGAAAAAGGCAACCGTTCCGATACGTGGATGATCATTTACACGGGCGGTACGACCGGTTTGCCGAAAGGTGTCATGCTTTCCTATGAAGCGGTCAATTGGAATGCGCTTAACACGATCACGAGCTGGGGATTGTCGGATCGCGACAAGACGATCAATTATATGCCGCTTTTCCATACGGGGGGATTAAATGCATTATGCATCCCATTGCTGATGGCGGGCGGGACTGTCGTCATTGGACATCAATTCAAGCCGGAAGAAGCATTATTGGCAACGGATCAATATGAAGCGACGATTTCTTTATTTGTTCCGACGATGTACCAGATGATGATTCAGACACCCTATTTCCATCAATCAGACTTCCCGTCGATGAATGTATTCTTATCAGGCGGTGCGCCTTGTCCGAAGACGATCTATCAATCATTCCACCGGAAAGGTTTGCGGTTCAAGGAAGGATACGGGTTGACGGAGGCGGGACCGAATAATTTTTTCATACGCCCGGAAGATGCAGTGCGCAAGATCGGATCAGTCGGGAAAAGCATGCTGTTTAATGAAATACAAGTGCTGGACGAAAAAGGGAAGCTATGTGTGAATGGGGAAATCGGTGAATTATTGTTAAAAGGTCCGCATCTGTTTTCCGGCTATTGGAATAAAAAGCGAGAAACAGAGGAAGTCATGAAGGACGGATGGCTTCGGACGGGTGATCTTGCTAAAATCGACGACGATGGGGACGCATTCATCGTAGGTAGAAAAAAAGACATGATTATTACGGGCGGAGAAAATGTTTATCCGCAAGAAGTCGAACAATGTCTTATCACGTATAATGGAATCCGAGAAGCGGCGGTCGTTGGGTTGGCGGATGAAGTGTGGGGAGAAACGGTCGTCGCTTTTGTATCAATTGATGAAGAAAATAGATTTGATCAGGAAACACTGATTGCACATTGTAAAACTTCATTGGCGTCCTACAAAGTTCCGAAAAAAATCATCGTCCTGCCGGAGCTGCCAAAAACCCATGTCGGGAAGATCGATAATGGAAGCCTGTGCAAAATGTTAATGAACGAATAG
- a CDS encoding branched-chain amino acid ABC transporter permease, producing MELLINLTVNGLATGMLIFLLASGLTLIFGLMSVLNFAHGGLFAWGAYSGVWFYTLSGSFLIGILGAIITGIILGFITEKLIITPVYGNHVQQILITLGFMLVLTELLKVVWGPNQMAAKVPSYLAGSWEFGDVLIIKYRLFIIIVGFAVFGVFQYMLLKTKIGLIVRAGVMDKDMVQALGINIKRVFLYVFMAGSALAALSGVLMAPYSGVIYAEMGFEFAILAFIVVVIGGMGSFPGSLFAAILVGLAGSYMAYYVPALSLAVNMMLMAIVLIFRPQGLFTAKG from the coding sequence ATGGAATTACTCATCAATTTGACGGTGAACGGTTTGGCGACGGGCATGCTCATCTTCCTTCTTGCTTCCGGATTGACGCTCATTTTCGGTCTGATGAGCGTGCTGAATTTCGCGCATGGCGGACTGTTCGCGTGGGGCGCTTACTCGGGCGTCTGGTTCTATACATTGTCAGGAAGCTTCCTTATCGGCATTCTTGGCGCTATCATTACGGGAATCATTCTCGGGTTTATTACTGAAAAGCTGATCATCACGCCGGTTTATGGCAATCACGTACAACAGATCCTCATTACGCTCGGCTTCATGCTTGTGCTGACAGAGCTGTTGAAAGTCGTTTGGGGTCCGAATCAAATGGCTGCGAAAGTACCGTCGTACTTGGCGGGAAGCTGGGAATTCGGGGACGTCCTTATCATTAAATACCGGCTATTCATCATCATTGTAGGCTTCGCCGTATTCGGGGTTTTCCAATACATGCTCCTGAAGACGAAAATCGGCTTGATCGTCAGGGCGGGAGTCATGGATAAAGACATGGTGCAAGCGCTCGGCATCAATATTAAACGCGTATTCCTGTATGTCTTCATGGCGGGGTCAGCGCTTGCGGCATTGAGCGGTGTATTGATGGCGCCATATTCCGGAGTCATCTATGCGGAAATGGGCTTTGAGTTTGCGATTTTGGCGTTCATCGTCGTTGTCATCGGCGGAATGGGCAGCTTTCCGGGATCGTTGTTCGCCGCCATTCTGGTCGGCCTCGCGGGAAGCTATATGGCGTACTACGTTCCTGCTCTATCACTTGCGGTCAATATGATGCTTATGGCTATCGTATTAATTTTCCGTCCGCAAGGGCTTTTTACGGCAAAGGGGTGA
- a CDS encoding branched-chain amino acid ABC transporter permease: protein MKNKFHWNNLFLAIIVVVLAVFPFVSDSRTWTILLTQIFIFSILAMSYDILLGYTGIVSFGHAMFFGMGAYTTAVILKRMEPTIGVFLLSIVCGMLLAALISFFIGLLTLRLKSHFFAMLTLAVSGLFLVLAEKWRTVTHGNDGFTFKAPEFFKDRMMFYFVTLICLVLVYLLLRRFVNSPFGRVLVAVRENEQRTRSLGFNTLHYKVIASVVAGVIASLAGSLYAVSLRFVNTSVLTMDITLDALLMTIIGGVGTLIGPIVGAGVIELTQHYLSGLAKDYPIFERWIIFFGIVYILAVIFFPRGIVGSIREKLWKRKTKTRPVGKGEVS, encoded by the coding sequence ATGAAAAACAAATTTCACTGGAACAACCTGTTTCTAGCAATCATTGTTGTTGTGCTCGCCGTTTTCCCGTTTGTGTCGGATTCAAGGACATGGACGATTTTATTGACACAGATTTTCATCTTTTCGATTTTGGCGATGAGCTATGATATTTTGCTCGGCTATACGGGCATCGTGTCGTTCGGGCATGCGATGTTCTTCGGGATGGGGGCGTATACGACAGCCGTTATCCTGAAGCGGATGGAGCCTACAATCGGCGTCTTCCTTCTCTCGATCGTTTGCGGAATGCTGCTCGCGGCATTGATCAGTTTTTTCATCGGCCTGTTGACATTGCGGCTGAAAAGTCATTTCTTCGCAATGCTCACATTGGCTGTTTCGGGACTGTTTCTAGTGCTCGCGGAAAAGTGGCGGACGGTGACGCACGGAAATGACGGATTTACGTTCAAGGCACCCGAGTTTTTCAAGGACCGGATGATGTTTTATTTCGTTACGCTCATCTGCCTTGTGCTCGTCTACTTGCTGCTGCGGCGATTCGTCAACTCCCCATTCGGCCGAGTTTTGGTCGCGGTGAGAGAGAATGAACAGCGCACAAGGTCACTCGGCTTTAATACATTGCATTATAAAGTGATCGCGTCCGTCGTTGCGGGAGTCATCGCTAGCTTGGCGGGTTCGCTGTACGCGGTATCGTTACGGTTCGTCAACACGAGCGTGCTGACGATGGATATTACGCTTGACGCATTGCTCATGACGATCATCGGCGGCGTCGGCACGTTGATCGGCCCGATTGTCGGTGCGGGTGTCATCGAATTGACGCAGCATTATTTATCCGGACTGGCGAAAGATTATCCGATTTTCGAACGATGGATCATATTCTTCGGCATCGTCTATATTCTGGCGGTCATCTTCTTCCCGCGCGGCATCGTCGGAAGTATTCGTGAAAAGCTTTGGAAGCGGAAAACGAAAACACGGCCTGTCGGGAAGGGGGAGGTCTCATGA
- a CDS encoding M20/M25/M40 family metallo-hydrolase produces MIKMDGEKLHCRNEILSLTKKLVGIESIVNTDGEQDIAKFIYEYLGEHPYFSENRSQLVMEQTTKDDRERYNVLAFVKGTKGESNRTVVLMGHLDTVGVDDFSKQRNLAFLPDDWMDYLQNENIPEQAQMQLESGDWLFGRGVLDMKSGLASNMYLLTYYAEHPELLEGNLVFIAECDEEDSSHGILSALKTLKKWKKEYAFEYVAAINSDFVAPAYEGDEARYVYKGTVGKLLPSFFITGEETHVGSAFDGLDPNFIAAELTKQINYNPDLSDTALGETTIPPVSLKQTDLKPSYTVQTALSAYVYYNFFVHSWSPEKVLDLLKDQATIAFTNALQSFEERYRTYCRMSGQPTRSLPWEPRVFTYSEMQDMLTKAHGEKYENHMKEFKEELVQDETLDTRMFAARVVEESWKFIPDKSPAIIIFYSSLYSPRVALTGNTEDEQRLLQALDNAINAVQPDYDHPIVAKNFFPHISDMSFIAMSDDMDDIEYMVENTPSWGKKLYVAYEDVHELNIPVINIGPYGIDGHKKLERMEMTYSLEIVPNLTNHVIQDVLTNEL; encoded by the coding sequence ATGATTAAGATGGATGGGGAAAAGCTTCATTGTCGCAATGAAATATTGTCGCTTACAAAGAAGCTTGTAGGCATTGAAAGTATTGTTAATACGGATGGAGAACAGGACATTGCCAAATTCATTTACGAGTATTTGGGTGAGCATCCATACTTTTCGGAAAACCGTTCCCAACTCGTCATGGAACAAACGACCAAAGACGATAGAGAACGATATAACGTCTTGGCGTTCGTGAAAGGAACAAAGGGAGAAAGCAATCGCACAGTCGTTTTAATGGGGCATCTCGATACGGTCGGAGTTGATGATTTCAGCAAACAGCGTAATTTGGCTTTTTTACCTGATGATTGGATGGACTACCTACAAAACGAAAACATACCGGAACAAGCACAGATGCAGTTGGAATCAGGCGATTGGCTTTTCGGCCGAGGGGTTCTTGACATGAAAAGCGGTCTTGCGAGCAATATGTATTTGCTGACCTATTATGCAGAACATCCTGAGCTGCTCGAAGGCAACCTCGTTTTTATCGCTGAATGTGATGAAGAGGATAGTTCTCACGGTATATTGTCTGCACTAAAAACATTGAAGAAGTGGAAAAAAGAGTACGCATTTGAGTATGTAGCAGCCATTAATAGCGATTTTGTCGCTCCGGCATATGAAGGTGATGAAGCTCGTTATGTATATAAAGGCACTGTCGGCAAGTTGTTGCCTTCCTTTTTCATTACAGGTGAAGAAACCCATGTCGGATCAGCTTTTGATGGACTGGACCCGAATTTCATCGCTGCTGAATTAACGAAGCAAATTAACTACAATCCAGATCTGAGTGACACGGCTTTAGGAGAAACAACAATCCCGCCGGTTTCATTGAAACAAACTGATTTAAAACCGTCTTATACAGTCCAAACAGCGCTATCTGCGTATGTGTACTATAATTTCTTCGTCCACTCCTGGTCTCCGGAAAAGGTACTTGATTTATTGAAAGACCAAGCAACTATCGCTTTTACGAATGCCTTACAGTCATTTGAAGAACGTTATCGTACCTATTGCAGGATGAGTGGCCAGCCAACTCGTTCGCTTCCTTGGGAGCCAAGAGTGTTTACGTATAGTGAAATGCAAGACATGTTAACAAAGGCGCATGGCGAAAAATATGAAAATCACATGAAAGAGTTCAAAGAGGAATTAGTACAAGATGAAACGCTTGATACTCGGATGTTTGCTGCCCGTGTTGTCGAAGAATCTTGGAAATTCATTCCGGATAAAAGTCCAGCTATCATCATCTTTTATTCATCATTGTACTCACCGCGCGTTGCACTGACAGGGAATACGGAAGATGAACAAAGACTATTGCAGGCACTGGATAATGCAATTAATGCGGTACAGCCGGATTATGACCATCCGATAGTTGCAAAAAACTTCTTCCCGCATATTTCAGATATGAGTTTCATTGCCATGAGTGATGATATGGATGATATCGAATATATGGTGGAAAATACGCCATCATGGGGCAAGAAACTATATGTCGCATATGAAGATGTGCACGAGTTGAATATTCCAGTCATCAACATAGGTCCATACGGAATTGATGGCCATAAGAAACTTGAGCGGATGGAAATGACTTATTCATTGGAGATTGTTCCGAACTTGACGAATCATGTGATTCAGGACGTATTGACCAATGAGCTATAG
- a CDS encoding 3-oxoacyl-ACP synthase produces MTTVGIVSTGTYIPLTKMSAAEIAERSGLPVDVVKTKMGITEKPIPGEHDHTVAMGVWAAREALRKGQVDPKEIDVIIYIGEEHKEYPLWTAAIKMQEELGAYHAWAFDVALRCGTTIMAMKVAKSLMAADPEIKTVLLAGGYRNGDFIDYGNERTRFMFNLAAGGAAMILRRDHMENIVLEAELITDGSFSEDVVVPVGGTKKPLTASDLDNGLYRLDVLDPIGMKARLEQKSMENFLKVIRSSLQKSGFTEKDIDYLAILHMKKSAHEYVLRELGLNEEQSVYLHEYGHIGQMDQILSLELALAENKLNDGDIAVLVSAGIGYAWGAITVKWGNSEGEKENGVSKSRTEESDLGER; encoded by the coding sequence ATGACGACTGTCGGAATCGTCAGTACGGGTACGTATATCCCTTTGACGAAAATGTCTGCTGCAGAAATCGCTGAACGGTCCGGATTGCCCGTGGACGTTGTGAAGACGAAGATGGGGATAACGGAAAAGCCGATTCCCGGGGAGCACGATCACACCGTCGCAATGGGCGTATGGGCGGCTCGCGAGGCGTTGCGAAAAGGGCAAGTCGACCCGAAGGAGATTGACGTCATCATCTATATCGGGGAAGAACATAAGGAATACCCGTTGTGGACTGCCGCCATCAAGATGCAGGAGGAGCTCGGCGCCTATCACGCATGGGCGTTCGATGTCGCGCTCCGCTGCGGAACGACAATTATGGCAATGAAAGTTGCGAAAAGCCTTATGGCAGCTGATCCGGAAATTAAGACGGTTTTACTTGCAGGCGGCTATCGGAACGGTGATTTTATCGATTATGGCAATGAAAGGACCCGCTTCATGTTCAACTTGGCAGCGGGCGGAGCTGCGATGATCCTGCGGCGCGACCACATGGAAAACATCGTACTCGAGGCGGAACTCATTACGGATGGATCGTTTTCGGAGGATGTTGTCGTACCGGTCGGCGGCACGAAGAAACCGCTCACGGCAAGCGATTTAGACAATGGGTTGTACCGGCTTGACGTGCTCGATCCGATCGGCATGAAAGCACGGCTCGAACAGAAATCAATGGAAAACTTCCTGAAGGTCATCCGCAGTTCATTGCAGAAAAGCGGATTTACGGAAAAGGACATCGATTACTTAGCAATCTTGCATATGAAGAAATCCGCGCATGAGTATGTCCTGCGGGAGCTTGGGCTGAATGAAGAGCAATCGGTTTATTTGCATGAATACGGGCATATCGGGCAAATGGACCAGATTTTGTCATTAGAGCTTGCGCTAGCGGAAAATAAGTTGAATGATGGAGATATCGCCGTTCTCGTCAGCGCAGGAATCGGGTACGCGTGGGGGGCAATCACGGTGAAATGGGGAAACAGTGAGGGGGAGAAGGAAAATGGCGTTTCAAAAAGTAGGACTGAAGAAAGTGACCTTGGCGAACGGTGA
- the phaZ gene encoding intracellular short-chain-length polyhydroxyalkanoate depolymerase produces MAFQKVGLKKVTLANGEQIAYRERDGGEQVVVLVHGNMTSSKHWDVLIDELDSKYKIYAPDLRGFGESTYNERVTGIRDFSEDLAGFIETLELGKFHLVGWSTGGAVCMQYVADHPGKCEKLLLLASASTRGYPFFGTKEDGSPDLEHRLQTIEDVEQDAGKTLAMQGLYDNQNRDGLKAVWNALIYTHNQPDVAKYDEYVDDMLTQRNLADVYHSLNTFNISPHHNGVNEGTDQAKDIDIPVLVLHGDRDYVVTAQMQEEIMEDLGDNATFISLEDTGHSPLVDNLEQLTKRIETFLE; encoded by the coding sequence ATGGCGTTTCAAAAAGTAGGACTGAAGAAAGTGACCTTGGCGAACGGTGAGCAGATTGCCTACCGGGAGCGGGATGGCGGCGAGCAGGTCGTCGTCCTCGTCCACGGGAATATGACATCGTCGAAGCATTGGGACGTTCTGATCGACGAGCTAGATTCGAAGTATAAGATTTATGCGCCGGATCTGCGGGGATTCGGGGAATCTACGTACAACGAAAGAGTGACGGGCATCCGTGACTTTTCGGAGGACCTGGCGGGTTTTATTGAGACATTAGAACTTGGAAAATTCCACTTAGTCGGTTGGTCGACGGGCGGCGCGGTCTGCATGCAATATGTAGCGGATCATCCGGGTAAATGCGAAAAGCTTCTGCTGCTCGCATCCGCATCGACACGCGGGTATCCGTTTTTCGGGACGAAGGAGGATGGCAGTCCTGATCTCGAACATCGGCTCCAAACAATCGAAGATGTCGAGCAGGATGCCGGCAAGACGCTTGCGATGCAAGGGCTGTATGACAATCAAAACCGGGATGGACTGAAGGCGGTCTGGAACGCTTTGATCTACACGCATAACCAGCCTGACGTAGCGAAATACGATGAGTATGTGGACGATATGCTCACGCAACGGAATTTGGCGGACGTCTATCATTCTTTGAACACGTTCAATATTAGTCCACATCATAATGGCGTCAACGAAGGGACTGACCAGGCGAAAGATATCGACATTCCAGTACTCGTCTTGCATGGCGACCGCGACTATGTCGTGACAGCACAGATGCAGGAGGAAATCATGGAAGACCTCGGCGACAATGCAACATTCATTTCACTCGAAGATACGGGGCATTCACCACTGGTCGATAATTTGGAACAACTGACGAAAAGAATCGAAACATTTCTGGAGTAA
- a CDS encoding ABC transporter ATP-binding protein, which translates to MKTLLKVEDIHTHIGQYHILQGVFFEAREGEVSVLLGRNGAGKTTTLKTIMGLTPASKGAVLFDGQDITKKPTYTIANGGIGYVPEDQGIFGDLTVEENMKVAMRKEDEAAFARQDYVLELFPDLKTFWKKDGGHLSGGQKQMLAMARAFVNDSKLLLIDEPSKGLAPIVIEKVMEAITEMKKSTTIVLVEQNFMMASRIGDRYTLIDDGETVHAGEMKDLIHNEEVKRKYLGIG; encoded by the coding sequence ATGAAAACCTTGCTGAAAGTTGAGGACATCCATACGCATATCGGCCAGTACCATATCCTTCAAGGGGTTTTCTTCGAAGCGCGAGAAGGGGAAGTGAGCGTGCTGCTCGGGCGCAACGGGGCGGGGAAGACGACGACGTTGAAGACGATTATGGGTTTGACCCCGGCTTCGAAAGGCGCAGTCCTTTTCGATGGACAGGACATCACGAAAAAGCCGACGTATACGATTGCGAATGGCGGCATCGGCTATGTCCCGGAAGACCAGGGGATCTTCGGCGATTTGACCGTCGAGGAGAATATGAAAGTCGCCATGCGGAAGGAAGACGAAGCTGCATTTGCGCGACAGGATTATGTGCTGGAGCTGTTCCCAGATTTAAAGACGTTTTGGAAGAAGGACGGCGGGCATCTTTCTGGCGGTCAGAAGCAGATGCTCGCGATGGCCCGGGCGTTCGTCAATGACAGCAAGCTGCTCCTCATCGATGAGCCGTCGAAGGGACTCGCGCCGATCGTCATCGAGAAGGTGATGGAAGCGATTACGGAGATGAAAAAAAGTACGACGATTGTGCTTGTCGAACAGAATTTCATGATGGCGAGCCGGATCGGTGACCGTTATACGCTCATCGATGACGGGGAGACGGTTCATGCGGGTGAGATGAAGGATCTGATCCACAATGAAGAAGTGAAACGAAAATACTTAGGAATCGGATGA
- the fabG gene encoding 3-oxoacyl-ACP reductase FabG, protein MRLSGKVAIITGGANGIGLAACERFAEEGASVMMADFDETAGREHEVMLKEKGHDVTFMQVDVVNRESVNRLVEQTLEQHGKIDVLINNAGITKDATLLKMDPADFQRVLDVNLTGVFNCTQAVAPHMIETGGGKIINTSSVSGVYGNFGQTNYAATKAAIVGMTKTWAKELGRKGINVNAVAPGFTATAMVAKMPENVIKQMASVVSLQRLGKPEDIANAYLFLASSESDYVHGHVLHVDGGIMM, encoded by the coding sequence ATGAGGCTATCGGGGAAAGTAGCAATCATCACTGGAGGAGCGAACGGAATCGGCCTCGCTGCATGTGAGCGGTTTGCGGAAGAGGGAGCATCCGTCATGATGGCGGATTTCGATGAGACGGCAGGCAGAGAGCATGAGGTAATGCTGAAGGAAAAAGGGCATGACGTCACATTCATGCAAGTCGATGTCGTCAATCGTGAAAGCGTCAACCGATTAGTGGAACAGACGCTTGAACAGCATGGGAAAATCGATGTGCTCATCAATAACGCGGGCATCACGAAAGACGCGACGCTCTTGAAAATGGATCCTGCGGATTTCCAACGTGTACTTGACGTCAACTTGACTGGCGTCTTCAACTGTACTCAAGCAGTTGCACCGCACATGATCGAAACGGGCGGCGGGAAGATCATCAATACGTCCTCCGTCAGCGGCGTCTATGGGAATTTCGGGCAGACGAATTACGCAGCGACAAAAGCGGCAATCGTCGGAATGACAAAGACGTGGGCAAAGGAACTTGGACGGAAAGGGATTAATGTCAACGCGGTGGCGCCAGGATTCACGGCGACAGCGATGGTTGCAAAGATGCCGGAAAACGTCATTAAGCAGATGGCGTCCGTCGTTTCCTTGCAACGGCTCGGAAAACCGGAGGATATTGCGAACGCGTATCTATTTTTGGCGAGCTCCGAATCGGACTACGTCCACGGACACGTTTTGCATGTTGACGGCGGCATCATGATGTAA